From Fibrobacter sp. UWR2, the proteins below share one genomic window:
- a CDS encoding chloride channel protein, with translation MAKEKIKEKVMHWISQPVLVAVALVLGAIVGTLTAFFGQVLDRVGAIRDANPLYWIPALALGGIAIVFTYKKVGKGTERGMGLVFDAAHGNEREIPLRLIPLIMAATWITHLFGGSSGREGVAMQIGATLGHNISSKIHVENAPRILLVAGMAAGFAGLFQTPMAAIAISLEILIAGHLALTALLTATVAAITAYKVSEMLGNSRFTLDLNSFSPDWNLASLLYSESGLNVYFILKLALLGLIFGIVGGGFAKLLTLSRKFFAEKFPNPFKRVAIMGAVLSVLMILLWQGRYSGLGTNLVDMCFANPAALTASDTGIYAYDWIFKLVLTIVTLSVGFQGGEVTPLFTIGATLGTAVATIAGVPLPLAAALGYAAVFGAATNTLFAPIFIGAEMFGFDTLPAFFVACTVAYLCNGGQSIYAQKKLRLR, from the coding sequence ATGGCCAAGGAAAAAATCAAGGAAAAGGTGATGCACTGGATTTCGCAGCCGGTGCTCGTGGCGGTGGCGCTCGTACTCGGAGCCATCGTCGGCACGCTCACCGCATTCTTTGGCCAGGTGCTGGACCGCGTCGGCGCAATCCGCGACGCCAACCCTCTGTACTGGATTCCGGCCCTCGCCCTCGGTGGCATCGCCATCGTGTTCACGTACAAGAAGGTCGGCAAGGGCACGGAACGCGGCATGGGACTCGTGTTCGATGCCGCGCACGGCAATGAACGTGAAATTCCCCTGCGCCTGATTCCGCTCATCATGGCGGCCACGTGGATTACCCACCTGTTCGGCGGGAGCTCGGGGCGCGAGGGTGTCGCGATGCAGATTGGCGCCACCCTCGGGCACAACATCAGCTCGAAAATCCATGTGGAAAACGCCCCCCGCATTTTGCTCGTGGCAGGCATGGCGGCAGGCTTCGCGGGTCTTTTCCAGACCCCGATGGCTGCAATCGCCATCTCGCTTGAAATCCTCATCGCCGGTCACCTGGCCCTTACGGCCCTGCTCACCGCCACCGTTGCCGCCATCACGGCCTATAAAGTTTCGGAAATGCTCGGGAATTCGCGCTTCACGCTCGACCTGAACAGTTTCTCGCCGGACTGGAACCTCGCCAGTCTCCTGTACAGCGAATCCGGCCTCAACGTCTACTTTATCCTGAAGCTCGCCCTCCTCGGACTTATTTTCGGGATTGTCGGTGGCGGGTTCGCAAAACTCCTCACACTATCCAGGAAATTCTTCGCCGAAAAGTTCCCGAATCCCTTCAAGCGCGTCGCCATCATGGGTGCAGTGCTCAGCGTGCTCATGATCCTGCTCTGGCAAGGCCGCTATTCCGGCCTCGGCACGAACCTGGTCGACATGTGCTTTGCCAATCCGGCGGCGCTTACCGCAAGCGACACGGGCATCTACGCTTACGACTGGATCTTCAAGCTCGTACTTACGATAGTCACGCTCTCGGTCGGGTTCCAGGGCGGCGAAGTCACCCCGCTATTCACCATCGGTGCAACCCTCGGCACGGCCGTCGCGACCATTGCGGGCGTACCTCTCCCGCTTGCCGCTGCCCTCGGGTATGCCGCCGTCTTCGGTGCCGCCACCAACACGCTTTTCGCCCCCATCTTCATCGGGGCAGAAATGTTCGGGTTCGATACCCTGCCGGCATTCTTTGTCGCCTGTACTGTCGCCTACCTATGCAACGGCGGCCAAAGCATTTACGCACAAAAGAAACTGCGTTTGCGCTAA
- a CDS encoding sodium-dependent transporter produces MQNNRENWGSKIGVILAVAGSAVGLGNFLRFPVQAATNGGGAFIIPYLIAFVFLGIPLAWIEWTLGRYAGYHNYGTSPSTYHVIFHKKKPWAKYLGSLGLLPPIFIIFYYGFIQSWILAFAFYSATGTLMEIVAQGPEKMTEFFGNYIMLKTCVGGIPVAIIFFLVTFAANMVVLSFGVRKGIERANKICMPILLILGLVLVVRVLTLPGIGKGLAFMWNPDLSELASPKVWMAAAGQVFFTMSLGMAIIFCYASYLKPKEDLVLSSLTASATNGFAEVIIGGTVVIPMAVLIAGANIEECAKLGTFGLGFQTMPYVFGTLPLGGFLQTVWFAMLFFAGITSAISIIQPLISFCEDDLKFTRKKSVTTVSTITFIGSLTAIFGLAAGTVDELDFWGGTYLIVFVGMIQAVLFSLVLGRRKAKEAQANGDLPPEVDIEPGENEAFATMNDGAQIKLPRFLRPIIMYVCPIYLIVLLVSFTATDGLPFITLSNVDPTATVEFLGHTFPKVGFTWAFRGFLLLLFILLNVAIAYAWRKGGPAEKGRSKDIKKMPLGNSDETDNAASAVKEN; encoded by the coding sequence ATGCAAAACAATCGTGAAAACTGGGGCTCCAAAATAGGAGTCATCTTGGCTGTTGCCGGTTCGGCAGTCGGCCTCGGCAATTTTTTACGCTTCCCTGTCCAGGCGGCAACTAATGGCGGCGGCGCGTTCATCATCCCCTACCTCATCGCATTCGTATTCCTCGGGATTCCCCTCGCGTGGATAGAATGGACCCTCGGGCGCTACGCCGGCTACCACAACTACGGCACCTCCCCGAGCACCTACCACGTTATCTTCCACAAGAAGAAACCCTGGGCAAAGTACCTCGGCTCTCTCGGGTTACTACCGCCCATCTTCATCATCTTCTACTACGGATTCATCCAGTCGTGGATTCTCGCGTTTGCCTTCTATTCGGCTACCGGCACGCTGATGGAAATCGTCGCGCAGGGCCCCGAAAAGATGACGGAGTTCTTCGGCAACTACATTATGCTCAAGACCTGCGTCGGCGGCATCCCCGTGGCGATTATCTTCTTCCTCGTGACCTTCGCCGCGAACATGGTCGTACTTTCGTTCGGCGTGCGCAAGGGCATCGAACGTGCGAACAAGATTTGCATGCCCATCCTCTTGATTTTGGGCCTCGTGCTGGTGGTACGCGTGCTTACGCTCCCGGGCATCGGCAAGGGTCTCGCATTCATGTGGAACCCCGACCTCTCCGAACTTGCAAGCCCCAAGGTATGGATGGCGGCGGCCGGCCAGGTATTCTTCACCATGAGCCTCGGCATGGCCATCATCTTCTGCTACGCGAGCTACCTCAAGCCCAAGGAAGACCTCGTACTTTCTTCGCTCACGGCTAGCGCCACAAACGGCTTTGCCGAAGTGATTATCGGCGGTACAGTCGTCATCCCGATGGCGGTTCTCATCGCGGGCGCGAACATCGAGGAATGCGCCAAACTCGGCACCTTCGGGCTCGGATTCCAGACAATGCCTTACGTGTTCGGCACGCTCCCGCTCGGCGGGTTCCTGCAGACAGTCTGGTTCGCCATGCTGTTCTTCGCGGGCATCACAAGCGCAATTTCCATCATCCAGCCGCTCATCAGCTTCTGCGAAGACGACCTCAAGTTCACGCGTAAAAAGTCGGTGACCACGGTCAGCACCATCACGTTCATCGGTAGCCTCACCGCCATCTTCGGCCTTGCCGCGGGCACGGTCGACGAACTTGACTTCTGGGGCGGTACGTACCTCATCGTGTTTGTCGGCATGATCCAGGCAGTCCTATTCAGCCTCGTGCTCGGGCGCCGCAAGGCTAAGGAAGCGCAGGCCAATGGCGACCTCCCACCCGAAGTGGATATCGAACCGGGCGAAAACGAAGCATTCGCCACGATGAACGACGGCGCACAGATCAAGCTTCCGCGCTTCTTGCGCCCCATCATCATGTACGTATGCCCGATTTACCTGATCGTGCTGCTCGTATCGTTCACTGCAACGGACGGCCTTCCGTTCATCACGCTCAGCAACGTGGACCCGACCGCAACCGTCGAATTCCTCGGGCACACCTTCCCGAAGGTCGGCTTCACCTGGGCTTTCCGCGGGTTCCTGCTTCTGCTCTTTATCCTCCTGAACGTCGCCATCGCCTACGCCTGGCGCAAGGGCGGCCCCGCCGAAAAGGGGCGCAGCAAGGACATCAAGAAGATGCCTCTCGGCAATTCCGACGAAACCGACAACGCGGCCAGCGCCGTAAAGGAGAACTAG